In Leptospira bouyouniensis, the following proteins share a genomic window:
- a CDS encoding cellulose synthase family protein: protein MLTFLSISFLVLYGFDIVMLFYFGLHTYLMVFLYSRYKENCAEDESKILSLKDKNLPIVTVQLPIFNEFYVVDRLIESACNLQYPAKKLQIQVLDDSTDETIEKVAGLVSQYKKKGIWIEHVHRTNRKGHKAGALDEGMAKAKGDYIAIFDADFTPDSDFLLRTMGYFDDESIGMVQTRWGHINETYNVLTKAQSFGIDGHFMIEQVARNGSSLWMNFNGTAGIWRRSCIEDAGGWEHDTLTEDFDLSYRAELKGWKFRYIKDVVCKAEIPATMNAYKAQQFRWCKGSIQTAVKLIPRIWKSNESWKIKGEAITHLINYSVHPLMIINILLTAPLLLMEYWAGFKMEDLPMEILFGSAAFLSIGSMGPVIFYAYSQREIHKNWKSKLIYLPVLVMIGTGIAVMNTYAWMEAVFGIQSGFKRTPKLRIEKEGDSLQDKIKYVVPVDYRAFLEFFMGAYCLFCIYLSFMVGKPYMIGFMVLYSIGFFYVSYLSVAESFWKFKPATKAEKELRAVA, encoded by the coding sequence ATGCTAACGTTCTTATCTATATCCTTTTTGGTTCTTTACGGTTTTGACATTGTGATGTTGTTTTATTTCGGCTTACACACATACCTCATGGTATTTTTGTATAGCCGATACAAAGAAAACTGTGCGGAGGATGAATCCAAAATCCTTTCTTTAAAGGATAAAAACCTTCCCATTGTCACAGTCCAACTTCCTATTTTTAACGAATTTTATGTTGTAGATCGTTTGATTGAATCTGCATGTAATTTACAATACCCTGCAAAAAAACTACAAATCCAAGTCCTCGATGATTCCACTGATGAAACGATTGAAAAGGTAGCAGGGCTTGTCTCCCAATACAAAAAAAAGGGAATATGGATTGAACACGTTCATCGAACCAATCGCAAAGGCCACAAAGCAGGTGCTTTGGATGAAGGGATGGCAAAAGCAAAAGGAGATTACATCGCAATTTTTGATGCAGATTTCACTCCTGACTCTGATTTTTTACTTCGAACAATGGGATATTTTGATGATGAGTCGATAGGTATGGTCCAAACTCGCTGGGGTCATATCAACGAAACTTATAATGTCCTAACCAAAGCTCAAAGTTTCGGTATCGATGGCCACTTTATGATTGAACAAGTTGCTCGCAACGGATCAAGCCTTTGGATGAACTTCAATGGAACTGCTGGAATCTGGAGACGGTCTTGCATCGAGGATGCAGGGGGTTGGGAACATGACACCCTCACAGAAGATTTTGATCTTTCCTACCGTGCTGAACTCAAAGGTTGGAAATTCCGTTACATCAAAGATGTAGTTTGTAAGGCGGAAATCCCAGCCACCATGAATGCATACAAAGCCCAACAATTCCGCTGGTGCAAAGGTTCCATCCAAACTGCCGTAAAACTCATCCCGCGGATTTGGAAATCGAACGAATCCTGGAAGATCAAAGGTGAGGCCATCACTCACTTGATCAATTATTCCGTTCACCCTTTAATGATCATCAACATCCTTCTCACAGCTCCACTCCTACTCATGGAATATTGGGCTGGATTTAAGATGGAAGACCTCCCTATGGAAATTTTATTTGGATCGGCTGCTTTCCTATCCATCGGATCCATGGGACCTGTTATTTTTTACGCATATTCACAAAGAGAAATCCATAAAAATTGGAAATCAAAACTTATCTATTTACCTGTTCTCGTAATGATCGGAACAGGGATTGCGGTGATGAATACCTATGCTTGGATGGAAGCGGTTTTTGGTATCCAATCTGGTTTCAAACGCACTCCTAAACTTCGCATCGAAAAAGAAGGGGATAGCTTACAGGACAAAATCAAATATGTCGTTCCTGTAGATTACCGTGCTTTCCTTGAATTTTTTATGGGAGCCTATTGTTTGTTTTGTATCTATTTATCCTTCATGGTTGGAAAACCATACATGATCGGATTTATGGTTCTATATTCTATTGGTTTTTTCTATGTCTCCTATCTTTCTGTTGCAGAGTCGTTTTGGAAATTCAAACCGGCGACCAAAGCAGAAAAGGAATTACGTGCCGTCGCTTAA